TGAATCGACAGGGCGTGATGGTTTCGACCCCGGACGGGGCGTCGGTTATCCTCCACAGAACCCAAAAATATTAAATTAAGGATAACCTGGGCTTAAGGGTGTGTCAAGTTGCCAGGGCAGGGCCCGTGGGGCATCTTCACGTAAGATGAAGCAAGGATGAAGCTATATAGATCCCGACGGGTTCAGTTTGGGGAGGGTCTCCCGCGTGTGGGGCAACAGGATGCGCTGGTTCTTGGCATTGGGAGTGGCTATGGCTGTCGCAGGCTGCGGAACCGCTATGCCCTACGGGGATGCCTATGCCGGCGGCGCCTACGGCGATGCCTATGCCGGCGGCGCCTACGGCGATGAGGCTGGCTACGGGGCGGGCGAAGGCCCTGCTTCGTCGGCCTACGGCGGCCTCTCGGGAGATTACCAATCCGCCGTGACCGCTCGCTCTGCTGACGAGGATGAGATGGACGCCTCTGCCCTGGCGCCCGCCGGACGTGACGTCGACCCCGCTGCCAATCGCACGCCCGCGACCGCGGGCTCTTACGGCGATTTCGGTGCGGCTTACGGAGATGATGCCACCCTCCGCGCGGCGGCCAGCCCTCGTCCAGGGGCGGCTTCGAACCCGGTGGTCGACCCTCCCCAACCGCCAGCGGGACTTTCGGCCTGGGTGCTGGATGTGAAGGAGCCGACCTGGCTGGGACGCCTGCGTGGAGAGAAGGTCGTGGCGAAAGTCGAAGTGGTCAACGCGGGAGAGCGGACCCTGACGGGGCGCGTTCGGGTTCGCTTTCTTGATTCTGGCGACCCGACCGGCGTGATCCAGACGCGCGCCGTCACCCTGGCGCCGAAGGAGAAGCAGACCTTGGTGTTCACCGCGGCCGGGTCGCGACTGGACGATGCGGAGGCCTCCATCGAGCAGGAAGCAGCCGAAACGTCCCAGGCAGGGGTGGTGATCGACCGCACGCCCTCCACCGGGCGACGCTCGTCTCCGTGACCCCAGTGTTGAGCGGGAAATCAGCAACGCTGGTGAATTTGGGAGGGGCGCGTTACAATCAGCCGCCTGTTGACGGCACATTCTCAAGGCGGCCATGACGTCGTTCGAACTCCCCCCTGAAGCCGAGCAGGTGCTGGGCTCCCATTTCGGACTGGACGCCTTTCGCGAGGGCCAGCGAGAGGTGATTGCCGCCTTGTTGGCCGGGCATTCCGCGCTGGCGGTGATGCCCACCGGGCGGGGCAAGTCCCTCTGTTATCAACTGCCAGCCCTGATGCTTCCAGGCCTGACCTTGGTGGTTTCGCCGCTGATCGCCTTGATGAAGGATCAGGTCGACGCGCTGCGAGCACGCGGCATCGCCGCGACCTACATCAACAGCACGCTGGACCGCGATTTGCAGACTGAACGCCTGGAGGGACTTCGCCGCGGCGCATATCGGATTGTCTACGTCGCGCCCGAGCGCTTTCGCCAGACGGCCTTTGTGGACGCCTTGCGCGAGGTCGAGGTTTCTCTGTTCGCGGTCGATGAAGCTCACTGCCTGTCGCAGTGGGGACATGACTTCAGGCCAGATTACCTGAAGTTGCGCGCGGCCCTGGCGCACTGTGGCCAGCCCCTGGTGCTTGCCACGACCGCCACCGCCACTCCTGAAGTCCGTGAGGACATCGTGAAGCAGCTGGGCCTGCGGGACCCTCACGTCGTCGTGTCCGGTTTCGACCGTCCCAACCTGCGCTATGTGGTTCGCCACACGCCCTCGGACGAGGCCAAGCTGGAAAAGCTGCTGGAGGTCCTTCACCACGTTCAAGGCCCGGGTATCGTGTATGCAGCCACGCGCAAACACGTCGAAATGGTGTCCGAGCACCTGTGTGCCCAAGGCCTCGCGGCCGTGGCTTATCACGCCGGCCTGGATGATGACGCTCGGGCTCAGGCCCAGGACGCCTTCATGGCGGACGCGGCCCGTCTCGTGGTGGCGACCAATGCCTTCGGCATGGGCATCGACAAGCCCGATGTGCGACTGGTGGTTCACTACGACCTGCCCGGCACCCTCGAAGCTTATTACCAGGAGGCGGGGCGCGCCGGACGCGATGGGCGGCCCGCCTATTGCGTCTTGCTCTTCAGTCCGGCGGACCGTTACTTGCAGGAGTTCTTTATCGAAGGGGCCTGCCCGAGCCTGGCGATCGTCGAGGGGGTCTATCGTGTGCTGCGCGATCGCGACGAGCCCTTGATCTTCCTGAGCCATGAAGCCATCAATCGGCTGCTGCCCATCCGGGCCCACGACATGGCGATCGGCACGGCCCTGACGTGGCTGGAGCGGGCGGGCTTGATCGAACGCCAGGCTCGAGGGACGGCCGTTTCGGAAATACAGGTGCTGCGACCTGGCTTGCCGGCCTCTCGCAGCCTGGTACAGCAACGCGTCCTGGCAGCCCTGCTGGCGAAACCGGGCCACGCCAGCGGCCTGTCGCTTGACCTGGCGACCTTCTCCCGGGAGCTGGATGAAACCCGCGAAGCGCTTCATCACGCCCTCCTGGCATTGCGTCAGAAGGGCGTGATCGCGTATCAACCCTCGGCACGCACGCGGGGCATTCGGCTCGTGGAACGCGTGGAACGTCCCCTGTCTCGGCTGGACGCCTCCTACATCGTCTCCAAGCAACAACGGGAGATGGAGCGTCTGGAACGCGTGGTGGCATTCGCCTACGCCACGCGTTGTCGGCGCAATGTCATCCTGGAATATTTTGGCGAGACCATTCGGGGCGCGTGTGGCCGTTGCGATGCCTGTTCGGGCAAACTGGACGCCAACATGCAGGCAGCCGATGGCTCGCCGTCCTCGCGCTCGCGTGGCCCGGTGTCACGTCGACGCGAGCTGGCGGAGGGCCACGCGGAGGTGGGGGATCTGTATCACCTGCTATCCGGCCTGCGTTCCCAGCTGGCCACAGAGCACGCCGTCGAGCATTACAAAATCTTCACGAACGAGACCCTGCGGGAGCTCGCCCAGGCTTCGCCGGTGTCGCTTGAGGCCATGCTCACCGTGAGGGGTATTGGTCCCGAGAAGCTCGCGCGTTACGGGAACGCCTTTCTCGGCACGATCCTGGCTTACCGACGCCAGCAAGCTGAATCGGGGCGTGCGCTCAGCGCAACACCGCGCTGAATCCCATCAGGTTCGAGCGATATCCTCCCTTACCTGCCAAGGCGTCCGGCGTCAGGGTTTCGATCACCAGATGGCTGTTGCCAGGACTACCCAGGACCTCGGTGTCCCCGCTGAAGGTGAGCCCGTCAGCGCTGTCAATCAGGGTCAGGGGCACCCGCTTTTGCCAGTGAACGCCCGGGAAGCCGGCATAGGCCTCGACCGAGGCCGGCAGACCCGCCGGTAACTGCACGGTCACGCGCAAGCGGGTTCCGATGCTCAGGCTTGGGAGCTTGGCAAGCGGCATCAGAGGGGAATTCGCCAGCCAGTTGAAGACCGAGAGGCCGTTTTGATCGGCCAGGGTGAGCGATCGCAGGGCCAGGCGCCCAGGGGCTTTGGTGGTCTGCAGGCTGAAGGGAGACACGGCTTCCAGCACCAGCGAGCGGTCGACCGGGCGAAAGCGCGCCTCCCGGCGATAGAGTTCGCTGTAGCGGATTTTTTTGTTGCGCCCCCCCTCGTCGGGTACCTCAACCGTGGCGATCTGGCGGACCTGCACCGTGGCGTCGACGGCACGTTGTCCCGGCGCGCAGCGGGTCGCGTTTTCACAGACCTGGCGGAGGCGCAGGTCGCGTCCGCCCTTCTTCTCCAACGCCCGACGTTCGGGCTTGGCACGGTCTGGCTTTCGGGCCTCCTTGAGCGCCGTTCGGGCCGCGACTTGGGGGAGGGCCAGGGTGCGGAACAGCACGACGCCTCCGTCGTGAATCAGGGTGGTGCTGAGGTAGCCCGCCAGGAGGTCAGAATCCAGTAATTTGGCGACGGCTGCATTCTCATCGTCCGACAGATCCGAATCCAAGGCGGCGTCGGGTAGCGCAGAATCCAGTTCCAGCACCTCATCTGCTTCCGCCACGGCGGTGGGGGGGGGTGATGGGGGCCGGGGAGACTGCGTGGGGGCCAGCGTCGGCTGCGACGAGGGTTGCGCAGGGCGGGACTCGCCGGTAACGGACCCGACCGACGTTGGTTTGGGCGACGCCTCGGATGCCACCGTGGCAGGCCCCCCGATCCCCGGCGTCAGCCCGTGACATCCCGTGAGCCACGCCAGGACCACCAGGGGCAAGCTGCGGCGAGAAACCGATCGGGGCAGAAGGAGCAATGGCATCAGCGTTCACCTCGCTCTTCATGCTACGCCAAGATGATGACACGCGCGATGACATCACTTTCACGACCGGAATCAGCCTGCGGGAGGGCTGGTTCGGGCCCAGGTCGCCTGGGAGGCGGAACCGCTGGCACGGCTGGCGCGCAGGGCGATCGCTCAGCCAGGAAACGCGGCGATCGCCTCTCCCCGGGCGATCGCCTGATGCAGGGCCTGGGTTTCCCGCGACGGCTGCAGGCCCAGTTCACGCTGAAATACCTGACACATGACCTGATAGTGGCGCAGCGCCTGCTCTCGCTGGCCCGCGCGCGCCAGAAGTAGCAACTTGGTCTGGTGGGCCGATTCACAGCAGGGATCAAAGGCCAGGTTGGCCTCCACGGTCTGCAGTGCGCTGCTCTCCTCACCCGCCTGCCGATACAACTGCAGAAGAGAGGAAAAGGCGTCCTGGTTGAGGCGTCGATAGCGTTCTCGCTCGATCGTGAGCCAGGGGCTGTCCGTCTCCAGGTCCGCGAGGTAGGCGCCTCGATACAGGGCGATCGCCGCTTTCAGCTCGTCCGTGCGTTCGGCCTGAGAACGGGTGATGTCCT
The sequence above is a segment of the Candidatus Sericytochromatia bacterium genome. Coding sequences within it:
- a CDS encoding ATP-dependent DNA helicase RecQ, with translation MTSFELPPEAEQVLGSHFGLDAFREGQREVIAALLAGHSALAVMPTGRGKSLCYQLPALMLPGLTLVVSPLIALMKDQVDALRARGIAATYINSTLDRDLQTERLEGLRRGAYRIVYVAPERFRQTAFVDALREVEVSLFAVDEAHCLSQWGHDFRPDYLKLRAALAHCGQPLVLATTATATPEVREDIVKQLGLRDPHVVVSGFDRPNLRYVVRHTPSDEAKLEKLLEVLHHVQGPGIVYAATRKHVEMVSEHLCAQGLAAVAYHAGLDDDARAQAQDAFMADAARLVVATNAFGMGIDKPDVRLVVHYDLPGTLEAYYQEAGRAGRDGRPAYCVLLFSPADRYLQEFFIEGACPSLAIVEGVYRVLRDRDEPLIFLSHEAINRLLPIRAHDMAIGTALTWLERAGLIERQARGTAVSEIQVLRPGLPASRSLVQQRVLAALLAKPGHASGLSLDLATFSRELDETREALHHALLALRQKGVIAYQPSARTRGIRLVERVERPLSRLDASYIVSKQQREMERLERVVAFAYATRCRRNVILEYFGETIRGACGRCDACSGKLDANMQAADGSPSSRSRGPVSRRRELAEGHAEVGDLYHLLSGLRSQLATEHAVEHYKIFTNETLRELAQASPVSLEAMLTVRGIGPEKLARYGNAFLGTILAYRRQQAESGRALSATPR